The genomic DNA AAACGTGTAAAACTGCTTCCTATAATCAAGGAATATGTGGTGATTGTGATCACAAAACAACTTGCAATCTGAAACTGCAAATAACTGTAAAGAACCAACACTCCACGATAGATGGAAGTTGGCAAAGGTTATACTTATAAAAAGGACTCCCTGCTCACAAAGAAAACGTTCTGTAATCAGTGTTCTATCACCATTGGAACATAAGGTCTTAAGTGAGTAGAAGAATTCTTATGTGTTACCAGTAAACACACCCTGCACCAGGTTTTTCAGTTGGTGTTGATGCTGTCTTTGTTGCTGGGCAGATGGGTTCTCAGGTATGGTCGATCTCTTTTTAATGCCAACTCTTGTAATGTTATATGTAAGATATGTTGTTTGTGATCCTTGTTGAAGACTAACCATTTATAGTTCCTACACTTCCTACACGCTCAACTCAACCAAACCAACAAGGTTTGGCCAGGTTTTGCTCGGGAATCCTACAAACTCGCCGGAAATATGGTGGGTTAGATATTCTTCCCTCAAACGCACTGAAACATACATGCATGCTAGTACTGAAAACTTGAGAGAGAGCTTAATGGTGGAAATCCCGAGCTTACCATGGTCGGAAGAGTGATTATTCCATAGGCGATCGTCGAGATACACAACgaagttttatttgttttctctaGGTTTCTCACGGTCAAACAGTGGGTAACAAGTCCCAGAGGCTTTAGCTGATTTTTGGTTGAGTTTGGGAAGGTTTGGAGATGGTATGATGGATGCATGGGTAGTGCCGAGAGGAAGAGATGAGTTGCAGAGGAGAGAGCTACGGGTGCGGTAGATTGAGTTGTGGGGGAAAtgagacacagagagagagagagagagagagagagagagagagagaaaccggTTGTAAATGGGAGAGAAAGGTTAGTATGTAAAAGTGAAAAGAAAGTGAGAATTGATTTAATAATGGAAAGTAATGATAGTGTCTGACGGAGTTGGAAAAGTGAGTTGTCCAAAACCCAAATAAACCATTATTTTACAGGTCAACTTGCACACACCAACCAAAGTTGTTAGTACATGCAATAAAAAAGGAATTGGATACTCTCCTGAGCTTTAGTCAGGATCCTTTTTGATAAGCACACATGAACCATTATATTTTGATCTAACAGTTATAAACATGAaatctttttaaaattataataattataccgttaaatcaaaattcaaccGTTATAAACATGAaatctttttaaaattataataattataccgttaaatcaaaattcaaccGTTCATATAAGCTGATCAGGAGGATTTAAGCTTGTatttaggagaggatccaattccatcAAAAAAACTGTGCACGAAGGCAGATTTCAGTGTCCCAAAAGATCCATGCAGTGGTGCACGCTGCACAAGGAGGAATTCCAAGTTTTGAATTTAGCTTGGGTATTTTTACACAATTTGGAACGTAACTTGTTCGTTATAATTTCGAATTGATTCGTCTATGATCACGTGTTCGTGAAAATAAGTACTATTCACAAATAGTAAAATATGATtggaaaaatgaaaggaaaattgaGGTCCACGTAGCATGATATGGgtattttgataatttcacTACTACtgagaataaaatataataaattttggGACAAGATGTCACAACTCCTACTTTAGGGACGCATGTTTTTAATCTGGcaagtgttttattttttgtagtgtGAGAAGTTgctttagggctggtttggtattactgtgctttgaaaaaaagctgtttctgctgtgctgtgagaataaacaactgtgaaataaagcagcagagtgtttggtaaacttttttgtaaaagtgcttttgaaaaaaaaaaaaaaaacagtattagagtgtttggtaaacttttatgtaaaacagatgtgaaaaaaaagccggtttttcaaagctgggttttgcagcttcttgtttttggcttttttcacccaaaactgtgaaaaaaaactgaagctgagtgtttaccaaacacaaaaacagctcccagctttttttgataatagcttttttcagaatcacctcagtaccaaaccaggtcttagtcCAACAATTAGTTTGTCGCATTTAATCAGATACACAAAAGGACAGTTCTTCTCTAGACATGACATCCGttatttgttaaaaacaaataataagtAAAGGGTCATAGAATTAATAGATAACATGTCAATaacaaaacatatatatgaATGTGTTATTGATACAAAATCATCGTCTAACAAACGACACTCGTTCTGCAAGAAAAATTCCTACACAAAAAGGGTACGTATCTCTATGAAAagtttatctttgtttttattctttGAAATGACGAAAATATAGAAGCCAATCGGACACCCAAAATTACAGCAGCAAAAACAGGATATGAAGATTGATCAGACTGACATATATACAAGTTTGAATATCAATTTCTTACCTTATAGATACATATCTCCATTGTTTCCAACACCTGGTCAGAGCCGAGAGAACCAAGAAGCCATTTTTCTGCACTTACACCTGCACCTATATATGGATCGCCGAGTGAGCGAGTGAGTTCATCATCACCAGACATCAGTGCAGTGCGTGTGATGGTACTGAGGAAGAACCCACTGCAGAGACCATATTAGAGGTGCAGGTGCAAATGCAGATAAATGAAACCACCTTGCCCATAACATTtcatttgaataaaataatctgCAGCCCCTACAAAGACAGGCACAAGTTTTCTCCATTAATGCGGTATGTCTGTGTGAGATTGACATATATATAGAAAGAGAGGGCAACATATTACATCTTTTTATTATATGAAGGGacaaaaaaatggcaaactgcAGTATAAAATGGAAAATGAATATTCTTTTTATGACAAACTATATTTTTACGGTAATTACAGTAAGGTGACTAATTTCAACACAAACTTTTTCCTTACACGCACACCATATACTTCGTTTGatttacaaacgatattttacAGTAATTACAGTAAGGTAACTAATTTCAACGCAAACTTTTTCTTCACATGCACAACATATACTTAGTTTGGCCGACAAAAGCAAAACAAGTTGTGCATGGGAGAGCAAAAAGAGCATGAAtgatttttatataataatttgatGCTCCTTGGTGGCCCTGGGTAagaattttcaaatttactaGGGTTTTGGCAAACTGTACCAACTTGTATATATGTATGAGAACAAGAAAGGGCCGAGTACGTAGCgactggagagagagagagaccactGACTGACCACGTGACGCAATGGAGGGAAGCACGTGGGAATTGAAGTGTGAGCCAATAATATGCGAGTACGTACAGAGAGTCCTCATGCCCCTTACCCCACCAAAAGCCCGTGATGAAACTCCACGGACCACCCTCCACTTTCCACTAATATCTGCCATTGGCATATGGCATTACTCCACCAATGTCTCTTACCCACTCCAAGCAACCAATTTACCGGATCACCCTGTCTCAGTTTAAatgtttaataatataatatttatgcATAAGAGCAACTTTATTCTATGTGAATTGCACTCATTTTCTACTTAAATACGATTACGTAAAAAGcattttcaattgtttttttgtttttggctctTTTCTTGTTTAGAGCAAATCGAACAGAATAtcataaatgaataaataagtaCTTTTATCCACTTTAGTAATACGTTTGTTACTAATTACGAATGTGAAcatctttattaatttatgttcttCGATTTTCTTTAACTCAGTCGATCCGACGTCTGCAAATTAAGAACTCAGGCTTAAAATTTTACTTGAGATAGGAAGATGAGATACGAACTCAGGCGTACGTTTACTTAGCTTAAATAGAAAAACTCTAAATCTTTATTGGTTACAAATCACaattataaaattgaaaaaagtaaATACTTCTGccatcttttatttgttttggagAAAACTTAAAATGTGTTCACTAACAcgtatgaaattaaaaaatgaaaaatatgtgGCTTTGCAATCCATGATCcaatatctgaaaaatctgaagtTTGATTGATCAGAAGGAGGTAATCGATCTTTTTCTCATTCCTACTCTCCCCTACTTTTGACTTCTCCAATTCACGATGACTTTTCTTGTTTCATATGAGAAAATAAGTCATTGGCTTTTTCCAATGAGATAACAAACATGTTGCCAATATTGGAATGACACTTTTCCGTCTTTTTTTATGTCGTCAAATGTCTCCAATTTCTAATTTTGAGCAGTTGAATAATTAAGATTCATAAATCCATCATCTCAACCAATTTCCCCCGACACATTTGAGTAACGTTGTATGCAAAACAAACGTTTGGCCCGCGAGGGGGAGTTGTAAAATGCCACAAAACTAGCGCATCTAGCTAGGAAAATGCCACAAAAGCAGAGAACTGAGCCATCGGACGTGGTCACAGCGGCAGTAGTGACGGATCTGCCCGTATTGAGACACTGccaagacaaaagaaaaaaaaggtgaaaacgACCAAAAACAGCAGAGGAAAGTAgggaaaaaaataaagggtttTGGGCCATAAATAGAAAGCACATAACTATCGAGGATAATGATGCATGGAGGGCCATAAATAGAAAGCACCTAAATATTCTCGGCCGATCAAAACTTCAAACAAGAATGGCGTTGAGATCGGAGACGTGGTTGCTTATGAGCGCGGTGCTTGCTGCTCGCTGTCAAATTTGGATGTTGATGGAGATTTAGATATAATTGCAAGGCTAAATCGAATAATCGGCCTTCATGGTGATTAGATATTCAAAAGATAACCTTTGCggtaaaaaaattaactaaaccTATGAACCTCACGTGCAGCCCTTTGACAGTGACTTGACAGGAATTTTATTTTGGGGCTTATTTCCTAACAGTTTTCCCCACAACAGttattcctaattttttttcaccACAAGGGCTATCTTCTGAATGTCGTATCACCACGAAAACTATTTATCGGATTTCAAAACACCCATGTGGGGGCTTGAGATTAGTGCCACTACGGATTTCCTTTATAGGCTGCAAATCTGCACAAGAAAATATGCCTTATCACCGGTTACAAACTTATATACAATTATTGGACTATCTCTTATCACGTGAGTCGTGTCACGTGATGAGAGCAATCAACGCATGGTCATATACAACCGGTGATACCCAATAATGCTCAAATACAACTGGTAAAGCACAGGTTCATCaaatttatgtgtttcataCAGAAATTTTTTAGGCAAATTCacaccacaaaaaaaaacaaaaaaaaaaagcactccAGAGTCATGCTATCATCTCAATGCAAGGGGATCATACTTTATATTTCCAATGTGCCGATGACAACTTTAAACAATGGATCGTTCACAGGAAACCAACGATACATAAAATCTGTCAGAAGTTAACGTTTGTATCTACTTTCGGTGCACGTTATAACATTTACTAGACCTCAGAAAACAATGTTTTATTTGACTGTACTTGTGTCCAGCAGTCTGATTTGGGCACAACAATTGCTGTATTTACATATGGTCACCAGCAACATACTCACCCTCTGTAATTTCAAATTCTCGTCTTAACTGCTCGATGTTTCCTCCTCTACTACCTTAAAATTTATTCATGTAAAACCCAAATTCTGAATGGCAATACCACCGTAACCAGGATTGTAAAATTGCAAATATATTCGGTGTTCCTTAACAGATAAGATGCAACAGTAATGAAGAAACAACTACTTGGGACAACATAATTTACTGGTTGACCTTACATACTGCAAGAGCAGGGCATGGAGAAAACCCTTAAATGACAATGTGGGATGCAAAGGCCGAACCACGGTGGAAGATATGGATCTTGCACTCAGTGCTAGCCTATGGGTTTGGAGATTTGTCTTTGTGAGAAACTTAGCAGTGAGCACATGGTCTGACCTAATAATTTTGCCACCTGAAATAATCTTTTCTGGATCTGAACTTATAAATTCCTACTACAATCCagacccaaaaataaaaaacttcctCCCACACTATCCTATCCAAGCAAATCTCTTCAGGCAAATGACCCAAAGAAGTCATTCTCTAGGGTATGAGTATTTTCAAATTGCTCTAAATCGGCTAACAAAGACCAGTCtgaattaaaaagaaatgaCTGAATATAGAAAATCGACTTTCTGAAAGGAAAGATCACAGTACCTAGACGATTCGGCAGAGCATTATCTGGAAGACTTCAAGTCATCTGCACGTTCTTCTTCGTCAGGAAGACACACTGGGTCGCATTCTTCTTCTACTCTGAGCAACCATTACCATTCTAAACACAATCTGCACTATCAAGGTGGCAGGTCTCACATAAAACAAAGTTCTCTAAATTTTCTCGTCTTTCAAAAACTTGAATTTAGAGGAAAGAAAATTGTACAATGCAGGTCCCTTCATTCTGTATATGGTTAGAGAATGTCATGTCACTCAATCAAACTAAAGCAGCAATCATAGGGCTTCTAGAGGCCACTGAAAATCTTGTAAATACCATGAAGCAAAATCATAATGTCAAAGCATCAAGGAAACAAGTCTCGAATAGGTGAAAGGTATCTTGAGTTTTCAAAAAGATAAAATGCAATCCAAGAGGCAATAAACGAATGCTATTTCCACACGAGGAACAGAACCCAACCAAAACGTTACAGGAAATGAAATGGCTAATAAGACCTTACATAAGTACAAAGAAGACAAAATTATCTTTCATACCCATTCAAAACAGTTACAAATGCAATATCTATTGTCAAAATATCACATATTTGCCTTCATTAACAATCAAACAGAGTTTAAATCAGCAGACAGAGCACTGCGAAAAGATTAACTATTGCCTCCAATCTGTATGCTAGTTATCTTAATACAGGATAAAATCTTGAGACTGATAAATGGGATGTTTATGCTGCACTGCACTATCTACAACCTGCTATTCCAAACAGATCATTTGTTCGTACTTCATATAGGAATATGCTAATTGTCATAATTTCTTAGTATTTGTTCAAATGAACATGACAAATCcgaacaaataaattaatgaatAGAACCATCGAAAAAAATGGTTACATGAGCTTTATCATGATCAACAAGACAAAAATCAGCTATTCCATTAACATTCTGACCAAAAAATTTTGTAAGTACATAATGGAGACAATTATAAACTGAACCTACCTACAAAGATAAAAGTAAACCATACAACCTCCAAATAACCAAACTTCTTATCACTCTAGTTCATCAAGTTTGATCTCATGTTGTTCACCAGAAGAAAGGACTTTCACACTCACCATACCCCTCTGCCACTCTGATTCTCCCACCAATATTAACCTATTAGCATTTATCCGTGCTGCACGCTTGAATACCCTGACAgagaacaaattcaaataacatATTGGAAACACAGTGATTGATATAGAAATCTACAAGCACCTCTAAGGGGGCAGGAAATACCATTTAAGCGGTTTGTTCTCCAAGACTAAATCAACACTTTGACCTTTCCCCCTGAGTATGGTGGCAACTGTTGCAGCTGCTTCTTTAAGTCCAGGATCAAGAGCACACACAATGTTCTCTACTTGCAGGCTCAGTTCCGGCAGAAGGCCCTTCTCCTTAAGCAACTGTAATCCCCACAAGAAAATATCAAATAGATggcaaaccaaaaaaaattgggataaagaaaaaaaattagtggcTAAGAATGAAGAATATTTAAATACTAGGAGCGTTATCCAAAACATAAATTCAATTCTAGTAGGTAAAAAACTTCATAAAGCAAGGaataggatatatatatatatatatatatatatatatattacataagTTTAAACTTACTTCCACTATGACGGCATCaccaaatccaaatccacaagCAGGAATGTCATCACCACCAAAAGTAGAAAGCAAGCGGTCATATCGCCCACCACCACAAATGGCTCGTAACTTTCCTCCTCTATCAAAAccctgaaaataaaatttatttgtcagGAACTATTTTCTGCAGTGACAAAATTGGAAGCAATTTTATATACATACAAGGGAGATCTAATCACCATAATTAAGTAAACATGCATACATAAAAACAGTATGTCATATGGCTGCTTATTTTGTCTGTCACCAGCACAAAAGTTTGTGTTACACATAGGCACAACAATGCAGAAGTTCCAGTATGTTCTACATCTGAAATTTTAGGAGGACAAATTTTCACGTCACTTTTCAGTTGTTTCATAAGTAATGACAGTATTACAACCAACTTTTCACTTCACACCGAACAGAACTCTAAAATGTTCCAGTGTAGTATTTGACAAATGCTACTAAATTTTGCTCACAGATCAGTTAAATGCATTTCAGTACTTCCAAATTCATAAATGTATAAACTGGCAGTGAGATAATGTCCAGAAACTACATCCAAAGCAGACTGATGCCCAAAATAGACACGCAGTAGCATATATGATCCCCAGGACATTATTCGCACACAAAAAGGTAATACCAGATTATAAAGAAATATCATCAACTACCAGGAGCaataaacaactaaagaaaatggaaatgatgGTAGAACTCAAATCATTCTACGAACATGACTAATACCTGCAATGTCAAAATTTTAGGAGGGAAAACACATGGAAATCCTAACCTCGAAAACAATACCAGTGTAGTAGGCAAGGCCACGAACAATAGAAGCATCAAACTGGATCCATTCAGAATAACCAAATTTGTCAGCAAGAGAGAATAGCTGCTTCAAATCAGCAACTGCTTCCCGAGCATCTCCAAGAACCTCTACATAAGAAAACATTGAAAGCATATTAATAATTGCCCCATCACCTTGGAAACTCTACTCACAAATGATTGACAAAATAATCCGACTACTCTTTGAAAAAATTATACAGTTCCATTTATTGTGGTCGCAATTCATGTTAACTCAAGTCTGAACCCACCTCCTCACTATCCTTTCCCACTTTCAAGTCTCAACATTCTTTCACTTCTCTCTGATCTACGAGTAACTACTAACTCCTGAATTCATCATCACCGTTACCCAAGATAATtgtctatttctctctctattcaTTTCTTATAGAGGCACACCTTAAATAATTCCTTTTTCTCATCTAATAAGTGTTTATCCACCTTCACCTAATATACGAAAGCTTAGTTAAGCATTATCATTTTCAATATCTATGTTACATTATATTATCTTGTTACCTTCACTAATGTTCCTCGACCATCAAGAGTACTTGTAATTTCTAGCAGTTAAAGCTTTTGCGTTTAGCTTTTTAACAAACAAATATCACAATGGTTAGTAAAATAAATCATTTGTACAAAAGTTCACTGATCGTAAGAGAACTGGttaaaaattttgattatttcagAACAAGTGCTTGGGAGAAACACGAGTCTCAGACAATCTCAGGCAATCAAATCGGGTTCATGCCAGGACGCTTGACTATGGAGGCAATCTCTCTCTTACAAAGATCAATGAAATGATATAGAGATATGCAAAAGGATTTACACAAGATGAAAAAGCGTATGATAGGATCCCAGAGAACTTCTTTGGAGGATTCTAGAGAAGAAAGGAGTGCAAGTAGAATATATCCAAGCAATAGAGGATATATATATGATGGAGAAAGGACTATataagaactcatgaaggacaaaTTGAAAGTTCCCATAACCATAGGGTTATACCAAGGCTCAGCATTAGGTCCTTACTGTTTTGCATTGGTAGTGGATGAGGTAATGGGACATATTCAAGATATATCCCTGGGTTGCTTTTCGCAGATGATATAGTGCTAATAGATGAAACGTAGAAGGGCGTAAAtgtgaagcttaacctttggcaagaggtgttggaatctaaaggtcttcaCCTCAGTACGTTGAAGACaagtatatggagtgcaagttcagtggGATTGGGGTCAAATGAGATAGGGTTAAGGATTGGAGATCAAAAAGTACCAAAGAGTGAACGCTTTCACCATCTTGGATCTGTCTTGCTAAAGAACGAAGAACTAGATGGAGATCTTAACCATAAAATATaaggaaactaatgaaaaaggcttgaaaactttgagttttaatgataagaacaaaataaagggtaaagtgaacagtatgaggattgactttttagtgtaaaaatatggttttttgttaaagtgaacagtaccggaagcttttcgttaaagttccctagaATATAAGCTGATGGATTAAAAGGAAGAGTGAATCCAGTGTGTTGTACGATTTTCATAAGCCAGAAAAgctcaagaaatttttttatagtatGGCAATAATGCTagcaatgctttatggcacaaAACGTTGGGTGGTCAAGCATCACCACGTGCAGAAAAAATGTGTAGCGGAGATGCGAATGCTTCACTGGATGTGTGGTACATGAGAAATGACATAATTAAGGACGAGGATATCTGTGCTAAAGTATAAGCAGTTGTAATTGaaaataagatgagagaaaagtGGTTAAGGTGGTTTGAACATGTGAATCGAGGACCTACAGATGCTCCATTTAGAAAATGCAATTATGAGATAAAGGCTCAGGTCAAAAGGGATAGAGGAAGACCTGAAAAGACTTGGAACGAGACTTTAAAAGACATGGAGTACTTGGAGCAAACGGAAGACTTGGTGGAAAACCAAGTTCAGtggcattctaggattcatacagttGACCCCACTCAGgaataagactttgttgttattgttgtattTTGGAATAAGTACTACTTACCAAAGGTTCCCATCGGCATACTAAAACTTTTCGTAAATTTTATCCAATCTATAGTCTAATAATCTACTATCAAACTTACAAGTGATGTCATTGCTAAGCCAATGTTTTAAAAACGTGCCCCAAGGCGCGACTAGGCGGCTTTGGAGGCGGGGTAGGGGTGACAACATCTATGCCCTGTGGGAGTAGGCGAAAACTCACCTAGACATGGTCGAGGTGTGCGTTAGGTAGTACTGGgcgttttcttttttataaaacttcTCAGCCTTCTTCGTTCGACCCTCGAGTCCTCGACAACCTTGcgttgttcttcttcttgtgaAACACTAAAACCCTCCCTTATCTTCTTCGCGCGATACCACCAACCGAGTAGCACCGCCACGACCCAGAAAAAAGGGAAAGTGAGCGTTGTATGTGGACTATATTAATGTTGCAAAATGAGTGGATActggcaagagagagagagaagagagaacgTATGAGTGAGAGAGTGTACAGAGGGAAAGAGAGTGGGTAGGGGATGTATGTTGGACCATATTAATGTTGTAAAATGAGTGGATATTAACGAGGGAAAGacttttttttaccatttttatTTCAATGTATGTGGACCATATTTGGATGAATGATTTCTTTTTTTGCacgtttttgagttaaacttgtttatgacttgtgcacttttgaacaacaaacaatatttttatacaaaatattataatttatatatgtaactatatataatatatatttatatatagattataaaTTTTAGGTCCCGTGATGCTTCGCCTCATGCCTCAAGGCTCTCGCCTACGCAGGGCTATCCATGAAACACCTCGCCTACACCTTCGCATTTTAAAACATGGGTTGTACTACACAAAAGCAACCTTTTTTAATCAATTGAAAATTTGCCTCTATGCAGCACAAAAAGTTTTGATCTACAAGGGCGTGAGCCGTGTAGGATACCGAAATATTTAACATACCCTCTTACAAGTTTATATGCAATCAGCTGGATATTTGTGCTGATCTGAGTATACATACgatatattttcacatcttgGAGAGGGGGAAACACGgttattttaccttttattgcCAAAAACTTATATATAAATACTTTCTGAATCAATATTGTTAAGACCAACCTTCCAGCTTTGTCAATGACTTTATGGAAAGAATTTGCAATAACTGTTCAATAGCCTCTTCTGATACACCAGCAGATTTCAACTCATTTTTTATATCATCCACTGGAATCTTCTCTATCTGTTTACAATTCAAATCAAGAAAAGAATTAGAAACTTGTAACAAAAGTCTATATTTTTTGTTAGGGTATATGATCATGCATAAGAAAATGGAGAAAATATTGTAAAGAAAATATCATATTCATTGTACTATCAGGCTAAGAGCAAGACTAGATTCTAGATCCAAAATGCGTACAAAGTTCAAGGACTCTCACCATAAAAGGCACATGTAGACACTATACTCATACATATGTGCACATACAAAAGCAGAACATCATACTACAATTATTGAATGTAAAAGGAACTTAAATATATCGACATGAACTAGCAACTAGCATACTTCAAAGCAATAATTTGAAAGAACTTTTTCAAAATCTAATAAGTCAAAGTTATTAAACTaacaaataatcttagtttttcttctcaggaatgtataatcaaacaaatacaATGCCATCCTGGCTTTCacatcataattttttttaaaagaacaaTAGTAAAAACCCAGAACATAATTAGCTGCAATCCAAAACTTGCAACCTTTCACAATTTACCTTGTCTATGATGATGCAAACTTTGCCAAATAAAGATTCGGGTATGGAATAGCGCCTCAGTACTTCTTGTAAAACCTATAATGTAGAAATGTTAGGCCAATAGGCAGTAGTCA from Pyrus communis chromosome 17, drPyrComm1.1, whole genome shotgun sequence includes the following:
- the LOC137721772 gene encoding histidine--tRNA ligase, chloroplastic/mitochondrial-like isoform X1; this encodes MVSAVSSSLLIFHKPFTRALRLPLPKLPLTPNPRPLSLLSPAASSLTPNATGGDRVGALSPAPATDDLQKIDVNPPKGTRDFPPEDMRLRNWLFYNFREVSRLFGFEEVDFPVLETEALFIRKAGEEIRDQLYCFEDRGNRRVALRPELTPSLARLVIQKGKSLSLPLKWFAVGQCWRYERMTRGRRREHYQWNMDIIGVPEVTAEAELISSIVTFFKRLGITASDVGFKVSSRKVLQEVLRRYSIPESLFGKVCIIIDKIEKIPVDDIKNELKSAGVSEEAIEQLLQILSIKSLTKLEEVLGDAREAVADLKQLFSLADKFGYSEWIQFDASIVRGLAYYTGIVFEGFDRGGKLRAICGGGRYDRLLSTFGGDDIPACGFGFGDAVIVELLKEKGLLPELSLQVENIVCALDPGLKEAAATVATILRGKGQSVDLVLENKPLKWVFKRAARINANRLILVGESEWQRGMIVFRMVMVAQSRRRMRPSVSS
- the LOC137721772 gene encoding histidine--tRNA ligase, chloroplastic/mitochondrial-like isoform X2, with amino-acid sequence MVSAVSSSLLIFHKPFTRALRLPLPKLPLTPNPRPLSLLSPAASSLTPNATGGDRVGALSPAPATDDLQKIDVNPPKGTRDFPPEDMRLRNWLFYNFREVSRLFGFEEVDFPVLETEALFIRKAGEEIRDQLYCFEDRGNRRVALRPELTPSLARLVIQKGKSLSLPLKWFAVGQCWRYERMTRGRRREHYQWNMDIIGVPEVTAEAELISSIVTFFKRLGITASDVGFKVSSRKVLQEVLRRYSIPESLFGKVCIIIDKIEKIPVDDIKNELKSAGVSEEAIEQLLQILSIKSLTKLEEVLGDAREAVADLKQLFSLADKFGYSEWIQFDASIVRGLAYYTGIVFEGFDRGGKLRAICGGGRYDRLLSTFGGDDIPACGFGFGDAVIVELLKEKGLLPELSLQVENIVCALDPGLKEAAATVATILRGKGQSVDLVLENKPLKWVFKRAARINANRLILVGESEWQRGMVSVKVLSSGEQHEIKLDELE